Proteins from a single region of Vulgatibacter sp.:
- a CDS encoding SNF2-related protein encodes MAASAQHPLAEEILRAPTLYALLPVAERAAAAELLGMSLEALAEKGGLSPASAAALQDILRKGRVKTVRDLIAGAHPTMPRWKAPRGAATEFLSALKALFLDALEAPLPTWQSRAELLAWAQAEGIADALTAPLHRLGLKTATIQRLRLTRADSCALIDAIVPDDYGGARIHAALGAAGRAEVAQEATRYLTELAAALRQTRKVAEQARASWPPPGASAGLAATGEVLLAEFEKRREQAQRDLPLELVEEVRADVTADPPAIRVSMRAPRARAGTQLEAVRIRLALDSPSSTCDCTVARTGSCFHIPAAILLILRTLRDPAHPLTRDVGKAVETPAWMRTLQALDAALVEPGADEAKERVAWRLTVGQSGAVGVQPILQKRLAKGGWSKGTRLDRWDARNACVSERDRRIWAALSGDSYYSEPPGAAIARALVELCGHDLVYLADSASQPVAVVESPVALRSVERDGGYEVVVMAGEVEVRPADLVAALDAQGRCGIAAVIDRSVCRVVRPSPRLETVLRALGGRSTFFPAEAVGPLLERVQGLQQIVPVELPKALAGREVEPENHVVLRLEREGADGLLLTTLVRPLAGGAAFEPGVGPALAAAVVEEERICARREPEAERAAATAALRSLPLPHPIDEDEADFQLRLAGDAALDLLVHLAERAPAPGFTIEWPKQRQRITRPARAADVRAEVKQQRDWFGLAGGVDVDGVSVDLALALDAARRGSRYVEAEPGVFVALADELKEKLARAAEQVHEGREGLELSFAAAPAIEALVEDGAELRAIRAFGDLLGRIRASRDYQAPLPEGLRAELRPYQVEGFRWLARLAEWGAGGCLADDMGLGKTLQSIALLLHRAAQGPALVVAPTSVCGNWLREVERFAPGLRAIRYGALSDPERDALELGPGDLLVVSYGLLARDGERLATRHFATAIFDEAQALKNPQTDRAQAARQIDAAIRIALSGTPMENHLGELWSLYRIVVPGLLGSADRFRERFALPIERGDAGRRRALSSVLRPFLLRRTKAEVATDLPPRSEIDVAVDLSPAERRLYDEARLAAAARVAGLDGSLPPEQRRFEILAAITRLRLCACHPRLYDETSQLPSSKLATLVSTLEELREEGHRALVFSQFTKHLDLVEEALAKAGIRTLRLDGKTAAASRQDRVDRWQAGEGDAFLVSLKAGGTGLNLTAADYVVHLDPWWNPAAEDQATDRAHRIGQTRPVTVLRLVSRGTIEEQILALHGEKRALLSGVLDGADGGVRVDAAALVALLEAPVDVDPVEDDAVDRDAEEPAAAAGPIVPDCLRTADPQRLVDDLRRFLEHKHDAGGIGPGPVRSYPRAISRFAQFLAAGHAAPLADAPLERVRDHYLDALRTGTWPAPGSEPQVARSAFGQLEAMLRAARA; translated from the coding sequence ATGGCCGCCTCCGCCCAGCACCCCCTCGCCGAAGAGATCCTCCGCGCACCGACCCTCTACGCGCTGCTTCCCGTAGCCGAGCGCGCCGCCGCAGCCGAACTCCTCGGCATGTCCCTGGAGGCCCTGGCCGAGAAGGGCGGGCTGAGCCCCGCCTCTGCCGCCGCGCTTCAGGACATCCTCCGCAAGGGCCGGGTGAAGACCGTCCGCGACCTCATCGCCGGCGCCCACCCGACCATGCCCCGCTGGAAGGCGCCGCGCGGGGCGGCGACCGAGTTCCTCTCGGCGCTCAAGGCGCTCTTCCTCGACGCGCTCGAGGCCCCGCTGCCCACCTGGCAGAGCCGGGCGGAGCTGCTGGCCTGGGCGCAGGCCGAGGGCATCGCGGACGCGCTCACCGCGCCGCTGCACCGGCTGGGCTTGAAGACCGCCACGATCCAGCGCCTGCGCCTCACCCGGGCCGACAGCTGCGCGCTCATCGACGCGATCGTGCCCGACGACTACGGCGGCGCCCGCATCCACGCCGCGCTCGGCGCTGCGGGCCGCGCCGAGGTGGCACAGGAGGCGACTCGCTACCTCACCGAGCTCGCTGCGGCCCTGCGGCAGACCCGGAAGGTGGCCGAGCAGGCGAGGGCGAGCTGGCCCCCGCCTGGCGCGTCCGCCGGGCTCGCCGCCACCGGAGAGGTGCTCCTCGCCGAGTTCGAGAAGCGCCGCGAGCAGGCGCAGCGCGATCTCCCCCTCGAGCTGGTGGAGGAGGTCCGCGCGGACGTGACCGCCGATCCCCCGGCGATCCGGGTGAGCATGCGGGCCCCGCGCGCGCGGGCCGGCACCCAGCTCGAGGCCGTCCGCATCCGCCTCGCGCTGGACTCGCCCTCGTCCACCTGTGATTGCACGGTGGCGCGCACCGGGTCCTGCTTTCACATCCCCGCCGCGATCCTCCTCATTCTCCGGACGCTCCGCGATCCCGCCCATCCGCTCACCCGCGACGTGGGCAAGGCCGTCGAGACGCCGGCCTGGATGCGCACGCTGCAGGCCCTGGACGCGGCGCTCGTCGAGCCCGGCGCCGACGAGGCGAAGGAGCGCGTCGCCTGGCGCCTCACCGTCGGCCAGAGCGGCGCGGTGGGGGTGCAGCCCATCCTCCAGAAGCGCCTGGCGAAGGGCGGCTGGTCGAAGGGGACCCGGCTCGACCGCTGGGACGCGCGCAACGCCTGCGTGAGCGAACGCGACCGGCGGATCTGGGCGGCGCTCTCCGGCGACTCCTACTACTCGGAACCCCCGGGCGCGGCGATCGCCCGGGCGCTGGTCGAGCTCTGCGGTCACGACCTCGTCTACCTCGCCGATTCCGCCAGCCAGCCGGTCGCGGTGGTGGAGTCGCCGGTGGCGCTCCGCTCGGTGGAGCGTGACGGCGGCTACGAGGTGGTGGTGATGGCCGGGGAGGTGGAGGTCCGCCCCGCCGATCTGGTCGCGGCCCTCGACGCGCAGGGCCGCTGCGGCATCGCCGCGGTCATCGACCGCTCCGTCTGCCGCGTCGTCCGCCCCTCGCCCCGTTTAGAGACCGTGCTCCGCGCCCTCGGCGGCAGGTCGACCTTCTTCCCGGCGGAGGCGGTCGGCCCGCTGCTCGAGCGGGTGCAGGGGCTCCAGCAGATCGTGCCGGTCGAGCTGCCGAAGGCGCTCGCGGGCCGCGAGGTCGAACCGGAGAACCACGTCGTCCTCCGCCTCGAGCGGGAGGGGGCCGACGGCCTCCTCCTCACGACGCTCGTGCGACCGCTCGCAGGTGGCGCGGCCTTCGAGCCTGGCGTCGGGCCGGCGCTCGCCGCTGCGGTCGTCGAAGAGGAGCGCATCTGCGCCCGACGCGAGCCGGAGGCCGAGCGTGCTGCGGCCACGGCAGCGCTCCGCTCGCTTCCGCTGCCCCATCCGATCGACGAGGACGAGGCGGACTTCCAGCTGCGCCTCGCCGGCGACGCCGCCCTCGACCTCCTCGTGCACCTCGCCGAGCGCGCCCCGGCGCCGGGCTTCACGATCGAGTGGCCGAAGCAGCGCCAGCGGATCACCCGGCCTGCTCGCGCCGCAGACGTGCGCGCGGAGGTGAAGCAGCAGCGCGACTGGTTCGGGCTGGCGGGCGGCGTCGACGTCGATGGCGTCTCGGTCGATCTCGCCCTCGCCCTCGACGCGGCCCGGCGGGGCAGCCGCTACGTGGAGGCGGAGCCCGGCGTCTTCGTGGCGCTGGCCGACGAGCTCAAGGAGAAGCTCGCCCGCGCCGCGGAGCAGGTGCACGAGGGCCGCGAGGGCCTCGAACTCTCCTTCGCCGCGGCGCCTGCGATCGAGGCGCTGGTGGAGGACGGCGCGGAGCTTCGCGCCATCCGCGCCTTCGGCGATCTGCTCGGCCGCATCCGCGCCTCCCGCGACTACCAGGCGCCGCTGCCCGAGGGGCTGCGCGCGGAGCTCCGGCCCTACCAGGTCGAGGGCTTCCGCTGGCTGGCGCGGCTCGCGGAATGGGGCGCCGGCGGCTGCCTCGCCGACGACATGGGCCTCGGCAAGACGCTGCAGAGCATCGCGCTCCTCCTCCACCGCGCCGCGCAGGGACCCGCGCTGGTGGTGGCGCCCACCTCGGTCTGCGGCAACTGGCTGCGGGAGGTGGAGCGCTTCGCCCCGGGCCTGCGTGCGATCCGCTACGGCGCCCTCTCGGACCCGGAGCGCGATGCGCTCGAGCTGGGGCCAGGTGATCTGCTCGTCGTCAGCTACGGGCTGCTCGCCCGGGACGGCGAGCGGCTCGCCACGCGGCACTTCGCCACCGCCATCTTCGACGAGGCCCAGGCGCTCAAGAACCCGCAGACCGACCGGGCGCAGGCCGCCCGGCAGATCGACGCGGCGATCCGCATCGCGCTCTCCGGCACGCCGATGGAGAACCACCTGGGCGAGCTGTGGAGCCTCTACCGGATCGTGGTGCCGGGCCTGCTCGGCAGCGCCGATCGCTTTCGCGAGCGCTTCGCCCTGCCGATCGAGCGGGGCGACGCGGGGCGGCGCCGGGCGCTCTCTTCGGTGCTGCGGCCCTTCCTCCTCCGGCGCACCAAGGCCGAGGTGGCCACGGATCTGCCGCCGCGCAGCGAGATCGACGTCGCGGTCGATCTCTCCCCCGCGGAGCGCCGCCTCTACGACGAGGCGCGCCTCGCCGCGGCGGCGCGGGTGGCCGGTCTCGACGGCTCCCTGCCGCCAGAGCAGCGCCGCTTCGAGATCCTCGCGGCGATCACCCGCCTGCGCCTCTGCGCCTGCCATCCCCGCCTCTACGACGAGACCTCGCAGCTGCCCTCGTCCAAGCTCGCGACCCTGGTCTCCACCCTCGAGGAGCTGCGCGAAGAGGGCCACCGCGCCCTCGTCTTCAGCCAGTTCACGAAACACCTCGACCTGGTCGAGGAGGCGCTCGCCAAAGCGGGGATCCGCACGCTCCGCCTCGACGGCAAGACCGCCGCCGCGAGCCGCCAGGATCGGGTCGATCGCTGGCAGGCGGGGGAGGGCGACGCCTTCCTCGTCTCGCTCAAGGCGGGCGGGACGGGCCTCAACCTCACCGCCGCCGACTACGTCGTGCACCTCGACCCGTGGTGGAACCCCGCCGCCGAGGATCAGGCGACCGATCGCGCCCATCGCATCGGCCAGACCCGGCCGGTGACGGTGCTGCGCCTGGTCTCCCGCGGCACGATCGAGGAGCAGATCCTCGCGCTCCACGGCGAGAAGCGCGCGCTCCTCTCCGGCGTGCTCGACGGAGCGGACGGCGGCGTCCGCGTCGACGCAGCGGCGCTGGTGGCGCTGCTCGAGGCGCCTGTCGATGTCGATCCCGTCGAGGACGACGCAGTCGATCGCGACGCGGAGGAACCCGCCGCTGCGGCCGGTCCCATCGTCCCCGACTGCCTGCGTACGGCGGATCCCCAGCGGCTGGTCGACGACCTCCGCCGCTTCCTCGAGCACAAGCACGACGCCGGCGGCATCGGCCCCGGGCCGGTGCGAAGCTACCCGCGCGCGATCTCCCGCTTCGCCCAATTCCTCGCCGCGGGGCACGCGGCGCCTCTCGCCGACGCACCGCTCGAGAGGGTCCGCGACCACTACCTCGACGCGCTGCGTACCGGCACCTGGCCGGCCCCCGGCAGCGAGCCGCAGGTGGCGCGATCCGCCTTCGGCCAGCTCGAGGCGATGCTGCGCGCGGCGCGCGCGTAG